The sequence GGACTGACAATCGCCAGCTTCGGGAGCGATTCGACCGAAGCCCAGAAACTCGACTACCTCCAGTCGAACTTCACCACCGGCGACGAGAACACCTCCGTCGCACAGGTCGTCGTCCGAGGAGACGACGTGTTGACCAAGGAGTCGCTAATCGAGACGCTCAGGCTCCAACAGCGACTCCGGGAGAACGAGACGGTGAACGCGACGCTCCGCGAGGGACAATCGACGGTCGGCCTCTCGAACCTCGTGGCGACCGCCGCGATGCGACAGGAGCGGTCGTCCGGCGGTGACTCGAACGCGACCGGCGCTGGCGCGCCGCCTGCCAGACCGCCGTCGCTGGACGCCCAAATCGCGCAACTGGAGTCGATGTCCCAGTCGGAAATCGACCGCGTTCTCCTGACCGTCTTGAACCCCGACCGAACCGCCGCGGGACCGGTGGACCCCTTCACCCTGCTGGCGACCGACTACGAACCGGGGACGACCACCGCCTCCGCGCGCGTCGTCTTCGTCTTCCAACAAGCCGACTCGTCGGGCGACGCCCTCTCCGACGAGATAATCGCGGCCCAACTCGCCACCCAGACCATCGCCGACCGGACGGTCGAATCGACCGACGCGTTCGTCTTCGGCGCGGGCATCGTGGACGAGGAGTCCGGGCGGGCGACCGGCGAGAGCTTCGCGGTCATCACGCCCTTCGCGTTCCTGTTGGTCGTCGGGGTCCTGTTCGTCGCCTATCGGGACCTCGTGGACGTGATTCTCGGCCTCGCCGGGACCCTGCTGGTCCTCGTCTGGATGGGCGGGTTCATGGGGTGGGCCGGAATCGGCGTGACCCAGATTCTCATCGCGGTCCCGTTCCTCCTCATCGGTCTCTCCATCGACTACGCGCTCCACGTCGTGATGCGCTATCGGGAGGCCAGAGCCGACGCCCCCGAGCGCGCTCCCCGCGAGGCGATGCGGGCCGGACTCGCTGGCGTGACCGTCGCCTTGGCGGCGACCACCTTCACCACCGCGGTCGGGTTCACCTCGAACCTCGTCAGTCCCATCGAGTCAATCCGCCAGTTCGGTCTCGTCTCGGCGTTCGGCATCGTCTCGGCGTTCGTCGTCTTCGCCGGACTCCTGCCCGCGCTCAAACTCGAACTCGACGGTCTCCTCGAACGGCTCGGGTTCGACCGCCGCAAGCGCGCGTTCGGCACCGGTACGAGCGCGGCCAACCGCCTGCTCGGAGTCGGCGCGACCGCGGCCCGCAAGCTTCCCGTCGCCATCGTCCTCGTCGCACTCGTGGCGAGCGCGGGCGGTGCCTACGCCGCCACCGACATCGACACCTCCATCAATCAGGTGGACTTCCTGCCGCGGGACTCTCCCGACTGGATGGACTCGCTGCCCGGCCCGCTCCGGCCGGGCGACTACGACCTCCGGGAGAACGTCGTCTACCTCAACGACAACTTCGTCCAGTCGCGCGACCGCTCGCAGGCTCAGATACTCGTGGAAGGCCCGGTCGCGTCGCCGAACACGCTCGACCGGCTCGCGGCCGCCCGCGAGGAGATAAACCGGTCTTCGAGTGCCATCACGCTCGCCAGCGGGCGACCGAGCGTGGACGGCCCCATCTCTACGATTCGGCGCGTCTCGGCGCGGAACGACTCGTTCGCGCAGGTGGTCGCCGAGCGCGACGCCGACGGCGACGGGATTCCCGACCGCGACCTCGAAGCGGTCTACGACGCGCTGTACGCCACGGCCCCCGACGAGGCGGCCGCGGTCGTCTACCGCACCGACGACGGCGAGTATCGCGCGCTCCGCCTCGCGGTCGCCATCCGCGGCGGGGCCGACACTGGCACCGTCACCAGCGAGATGCGGGCGGTCGCCGCGGTCGTCGAGACCGACAGCGACCTGACCGCGACCGCGACCGGGCAACCGATAATCAACGAAATCGTCCAGCAGGGCCTGCTCTCGACGCTTGTCCAGACGTTCCTCATCACGCTCGGAGTCATCGTCTCGTTTCTGACGGTCATCTTCTACCGGCGTTACGGCACCCTCTCGCTGGGCGCGGTCACGATGGTCCCGGTCGTCTTCGCGCTGAGTTGGATTCTCGGCGCGATGTACCTGCTCGGCATCCCGTTCAACACCGAGACGGCCATCATCGCCAGCATCGCCATCGGCATCGGCGTGGACTACGCCATCCACATCAGCGAGCGGTTCGTCGAGGAGTTGGCGAGGGCAGGGAGCGCGACCGCGGCGCTAGAGACCACGCTGGCGGGGACCGGCGGCGCGCTACTGGCGAGCGCGGTCACGACCGCTGGCGGGTTCGGCGTCCTGCTGTTCGCGCTGGTGCCCTCGCTCCAGCGGTTCGGACTCGTCACGGGGACGACCATCGTGTTCGCGTTCCTCTCCAGCGTGGTGGTCCTGCCGAGTCTGCTGGTGCTGTGGTACCGCTATCTCGGCACCGACACGCCGGTCGGCGAGGCGACGGTCGGCGCGACCGGCGACTAACCGAGTCGGCGGACGGATTACTGTCCGACGACGGAGGTCCGCCCGGTCAACTCGTCGGCCACCAGTTTGTAGAATTCGAGGTCGGTCGGGTCGCGGTCGTCGGGCCACGGACAGGCCGGGAACCACGCGTTCTCCGCGCACGCGACGTAGGCGTCGTCTATCTCGTCGTCGGGGACCGCCTCGATCGGACCGCGGACGACGACGCTCGTCCAATCGGGCGGTTCGACCTCGGGAACGAGGAGCGTCGCCCGTTCGGTCGCGTCGAGGTACGACATCTTCTCGCTTCGCTCGTCGGTCTGGAGGTGGAAGTAGACGGTCTCGTCGCCGTCGTACCCGAACGACATCGGAATCGAGTAGGCACACCCACCGTCCGCGAGCGTCAGGCATCCCCACCCCTTCCGTTCCAGAAAGGCACTCGCGGCGTCGGAACGCATCCGCACGTCGGACCATCTGTCGTCCGATACGCAGTCGTCGTCCTCTACGAACTCGTCGGTAGACATCGTTGGTGTCTGTCCATTGACGTACGGTGTCTATATAACCGGCATCCGATTCCAAGGAACTGAGAACAGAGCGTGCAGGCTGGTGCTGGCGACGAATCGTGACGGATTTTTTGTGAGGCGAGACGAATCGTCGGCGACGGCCGACTCCGAAAAATATAGTGTATTTTAGGGGTGCCGTCGAAGCGGTCGCCGGGTAATCTATCCGCCCTGCAACCAGTATCGTTACGATGGACGCGTGACTGAAGACGAACGTGACCGAAGACGAGACGCCCCGCGAGGACCGTGACTCCTCGCGGTTGAAGGCGCAGGCCGACTCCTCCCGGACCGACCAAGAAATCGCCGGTGCGTACTACGACGACGAAATATCCTACGAGCAGTTGCGCTCGCTCGTCGGCGACGAGAGGGCCGCCAACTTCCGCGTCCTGAAACGGCAGTTGGACGATGATCTGACCGACGAACTCGCGGAACTGTAGTCTCCTCGATGGGCCGACCTCGAATCGGGTCGGCCGAACGTCTGACCCCGCTACGCCCCGACGACCGTAATTGCCTGCTCGCGGTCGATAGCGCGCTCCAACTCCTCGGCGATGGCGCTCCCGCGCGAGACCTGAATGTCGCCGCCCCGACCGACCGTCGCGGTGAACAGGTACTCGCCGTCGGCCTGCACCTCGACCGTCTCGCCTGCGTGGCCATCGGTCGGCAGGACGATGTGCCGGGAGGTGATTTCGGGAGTCACGACCTCGCCGCGCGAGGCCCCGCCGCCTGCGCCCGCGCTCGCACCGCCAGCGCCGCCCGCGCCCGAGGAGGACTGCGGGTTCTCGTCGTGGGTCCGCACGTCGATGTCGATGCCCAGTCGGTTCTCGATGTCCTCGATGCGGCCGCCGCCCTTGCCGATGACGTAGGAGATGTCGTCCTCGGTGACGTAGACCGTGGCGCGGTTCTGGCCTTGGACCTCGACCTCGACGGCACCGCGGGCGACCGACTGAATCTCCCGCTCTATCTCCTGCTTTGCGAGTTTCGAGACGCCGCTCTCCTCGCGCTCGCCCTCGTTGAGCGGCACGGTGACGACCTGCCGGTTGAAGGTGTAAATCTCGTACTCGGGGCGGCCGGTCTCGAAGTCCTGAATCATGATGACCGGGCGCGCGAGGTCCTCCTCCATCAGGCCCTCGGGCACCTTCACCTGCGTGGTCACGTCGTAGACCTTCTCGACCTTCCCGGCCTCGATGTAGACGACGGTGTCCACGATTTGGGGAATCATGCCGAGTTCGACCCGGCCGACGAGTCGCTGGAGCGCGTCGATGGCGCGCGTCGCGTGGACGACGCCGATCATCCCGACGCCCGCGAGTCGCATGTCGGCGAACACCTCGAAGTCGTCGGTCTTGCGCACCTCGTCGTAGATGGTGTAGTCGGGCCGGACCATCAGCAGGGAGTCGGCGGTCTTCTCCATCTCGCCGCTCAACTCGGTATACTGGGTGATTTCGGGACCGACCTGCAAGTCGCGGGGCTTCTCCATCGTCTTGACCGCGAAGTCGTTGTCCGCGAGGAACTCGCCGACCGCCTGCGCGAACGTGGACTTCCCGGCACCGGGCGACCCCGAGATGAGGACGCCGCGCTGGTGTTCCAGCAGTCGCTCCTTGAGTTCGTCGGCGAACTCGTAGTCCTCCATGTCGGTCTTGACGATGGGCCGAACCGCGGTTATCTCCCACGCGTCGGCGAACGGCGGTTCCGCGACCGCGATGCGGTAGTCGCGGAACTGGACGATGGTCATCCCCTGCTCGGAGAGTTCGATAAAGCCCTCGTTACTTCGCTTGGCGGAGTCGATAATCTCGCTGGCGTACTCCTTGAGTTGCTCCTCGGTCGAGACCTCGTCGCGTATCTGCTGGTAGTGCATCTCGCCGATGTCGCCGCGCTTGGCCATCGGCGCGACCCCCGCCCGGAGGTGGAGGCTCATCGTCTGGTCGTCGAAGAACTCCTCGATGGCGAGGCGACCGATTTCGCCGTCGTCGGTCTTCGGCGCGATGTACTCCACGTCGAGGCCCTTCGCCTTCGCCACCTCGGCCTGCACGCTGTCGCTGGTGACGAACGTGGCGTCGTGGTCGGCGGCCAACTCCCGGATGTGGGCGTCGATTTCGCCCTCGTGAGCGCGGCCCGCGGCCTCGGGGTCCGGGCGCTCGCCGACGTACTCGAGTTCGATGTCGCCGTCGTCGGCGAGGTCCGCGAGGCGCTGAAGCTCCGAGAGGCCGTCCCACCCGCTCTCCTGTCCCCGGTTGGCCTGTCCTTCGAGTTCGGCGACGACCGCCTCCGGAATCAGCACCGTCGCGCCCGCGAACTCGCCATCGACGGCTTCACCGTCTTTCCGCTGCTTCTCCGAAGCAGCGCCCCCTACCCGCTCGGAAATCCGGCCGTCGATGACGACGCTCGTGTCCGGTAGAACGTTCATGCACCACTCTTGGGACGGCGCGCTCATAAGACGTATGCTTCGACAACCGGATAGCGCGGGCCGCTGCGCGCCCAGTCGCGTCCGCGAGGCAACAAGCTTCAATCGCGTGGACGCCCTTCGTTCGTCCGTGTTCGATACGCTGTCCGAGGAGCGCGCCCGCCAGTTCAGTTGGCTCTTCGTCGGCCTCCTCGCCGTGGCGATAGTCGAGAGCGTCCTGACCGACGACCTCGTGTGGGCGGTACTCCTCGGCGTGGCGCTCGTCGTGGTAGTCCTCCCGCCGGTCGCGTCCCGAGACGCGGGCGTCGTCCTCCCGCCTTCCGTGACCGGACTGGCAGCCCTGCCCGCGGTGACGCGGGCGTTCGACCTCCCGTGGCTAACCGACTTCGCGGTCTACGGCGGGGTCGCGGCGGTGGCGCTCGCGGTCGTGGTCGAGTTGGCGCTGTTCACCGAGACGGAGATGGCTTCGTGGTTCGCGGACCTGACGGTCGTGCTGACGACGATGGCGGCCATCGGTCTCTGGGCGGTCCTCCAGTTCGCGTCCGACCAGTGGCTCGGCACCGAGTTGCTCACCACGACCGACGCGGTGATGCGGGAGTTCATCCGCGCGACCGTCGCCGGGGTCCTCGCGGCGGGCGTCTTCGAGGTCCACTTCGAGGTGGTCGAACCGAGCGACGAGCGCGCCTCAGACCTCCCGGAGGGTGGCGGATGACCGACGTGCTGGACGACGAGAGCCTCGACGACGCGGGCGACGCCGACGACGCGGGCGACGACCTGCTGTCCGAGGAGCGCGAACGCTGGCTGGTCCGCCTGCTCCAACTCGGACTGGTCGGTATCGTCGGGTACGGTCTCTACCGAGGAGAGACCGGCGTCGCAGTCAACGGGGCGCTCGCGCTCGGGGTCACGTTCGTCCCGGCGCTCCTCCGGCGGGACGCTGGCATCTCGCTCGACGCTGGCTACGTCCTCTGGATTTCGACGGCGGTGTTCGTCCACGCGGTCGGGATACTGGGTCCCTACCAGCAGTTGCCGTGGTACGATTCGGTGGCCCACGCCCTCTCGGCGTCGGTCGTCGCGGGCGCTGGCTACGTGACGGTCGTGACTATCGACGAGGAGTCCGCCGAGACCGAACTCCCGAGCGAACTCCAGTTCGCGTTTCTCCTCGTGTTCGTCATGGCGTTCGGCGTCCTCTGGGAGATCATGGAGTTCGGGACCGAACAGGTCGCCTCGATGCTCGGCGGGAGGGCTCTGCTGGTCCAGTACGGGCTGGACGACGTGATAAACGACCTCGTGTTCAATCAGGTCGGGGCGCTCGTCGTCGCCGCGTTCGACGTGGCCCGACCGGACAGCGCCGCGGACGAGGCCGCCGAGGCGGTGGACGAGCGATAGCAGGGCGGTCCGAAACGACCGGAACGGACGACCGACTTATCCGCCCGAGTCACGTACCGCGGGTCATGCGTCACGAACACCTCGTGGTCACGGTCGAAGCCGACACGAAGGCGCGCATCGACGACCACCTCGACGGCGGCGAGTCGCTGGAAGCGTGGGTCGCCGACGCCATCGAGCGAAAACTGGCCGACGAGGAGGACGCCGACGACGCGGCGGCCCGATTCGGCGACGCCGCCGCCAGCGCCGACGAGTCCGACGCCGACCGTGGCAAGCGAGACCCGCACGCGTTCGACCGCGGCGAGACCGACCCTTCGGACTCCGACCCGCCAGATTTCGTCCCGCGCGACGACTCCGGAGCGGACCCCGAGGACGACGACTACGACGGCGGTCCCGACGACTACGGCGAGGGCTTCGAGTACGTGGACGACTGTAGCATCTGACGAGCCTTCGCCAACGCTACGCTCGGACGTGCAACCCGCGATTCTCTACTCCGACCACGTCACGTTCCGGGTCATGACGAACACCAACAGGGCCATCAGCAGTTGGCCGAACAGCGCCTCGGCGGCCGCGATGGCCTGCGCGCCGATGAGGACTGGTTGCATGTCGCCGTAGCCCAGCGTGGCGAAGGTGACGACGCTGAAATAGAGGCTGTGGAGGAACACGACGAAGTTGTAGTACAGCCCCATGCCGGGGTCGAAGAAGTACTTCACTGGCGTCCCGCTCGGCGTCCCGGCGTGGACCTCGCCTAACAGCGGGAACAGGACCGCACAGACGACGATGACGGCCGCGGCGGTGGCGATGACCCGCCACGGGTTCGACCCGTAGCCGGTCGTCCACCGCCACGCCTCCTTGGCCAGCGCGCGCGGGTACGAGCCGTACTCCCACGCCTCCCGCCTGCGAACGTCCTTCTGCTGGAGGTAGTAGTTCCGCGAGGCCGCGGTCAGGCCGTTCTCCTCGGTGAGTTGCTGGAGTTCCTTGTAGGTCCAGTGGGCCGCCTCGTAGCGGTCCATCCGGTCGTCGTTACTCTCCAACTCGCGCTGGACGCGGAGCGAGGTGAACTCGTCGTTCTCGGCGTCCAGCAGTTCCTCCTCGTAGACGACGTTGTTCCCGAAGTTGGTGGACTCGGCGATGCGCGCGTTGTCGAAGACGGCGTAGTGGAGGCGCGCGCCACAGAGGTCCGCTCCTCGGAGGTCGGTGCGGTGGAACTCGGTGTGTTCGAGGTTCGACCCGCGGAGGTTCACCGACTGGGCGTCCACGCCCTCGAAGTGGGAGTACCGGAGGTCCGCGCCGCTCACGTCGGCGTCTTCGAGGTTGCAGTTGACGAATCGCGCGTCGGTGACGGTCCGGCCCGCGAGCCAGTCGCTCCCTGACAACTCCACGTCCCGGAATATCGCGCCGTCGAGGCGGTCGCCGACGGTCGGCGCGGCGCTCTCCAGTTCCCGCGAGGGCTTCTGGGCCACGTCGGCGTGCCAGATGCACCGGTCGGTGTCGCCCCACGTCGGCCGCCAACAACAGACCCCGCCGAGGCCCGTCACCGCGCTGGCCTCGTGGGTGTACCCGCATCGCCCCTCCACGGTCGTCGGGCGCTCCGTGGAGACGCCCTCCGCCTGCTCGTCGGTGACCTTCACCGCGCGCTCCTCGGCGTTCGTCCCCGAGTCCCCACTGGTAGACTGCATCTCCCCAGACATGGGCCACGTAGTTCGCGCTCGCCCTTTCACTTTGTGCCCGACCCGTCAGGGAGGCGACGACGCGCTGACCGGTCTCCCGGCCGATTTCGAGAACCGAGGAGGCCGTCACCTCTTTTCGCGTGGCGCGCGTCGAACCGAGCATGGTCGAACTCGGCGCGATTCACGAGGAGATTCGGCGCGTTCGGGAGGACACCGACGCCGACCGCGACGTGCGACTGAGCCTCGACTCCATCGAGGAGGCGCTCGCGGGGATGGAGTCGGGCGAGAACGCCGCCCAACCCGACCGCATCAAGGAGCTTCGCGCGGAGATAGACCGCCTGAGCGACGACGCAGACGGCGAGACGGCCGCCGAACTCGACCGGTTGCAGGAGCAACTCCGGGAGTACGAGCGCGAGCAACTGTAGCCGTCTTAACCCGATTCTTATTTCTCAAAAATAGCCAACGGTTGCTCAAGTAACGACGTATCCGTGTTTCTCGAACGACGAGGAGCCGTCGGATTTCCCGTCGATGCGGAGGACCCCGCGCGGCAGTCTCTCGCGGCCGCCGACCGCGCGGGAGTCTCCCGCGACGCCGACGGTTCCATGGCAGTCCGAGCGAACCGCCGCGCCGGTCCGCTTCCGCGACCCACGAGTTCAAGCGTCTCGCGGTCCACACCTCGGCTATGAGCGATATCACCGAACTGACCCGCCAACTCGTCTCGATTCCCTCCCACGACGACGAGGCCGCGGCGGGCGACTGCATCGAGAACTGGCTCCGCGAGGAGACCGACGCCGAGGTAACGCGCGACGAGACCGGGAACGTCCTCGCCACCCGCGGTTCGGGGGCCTCCTCGGTCGCGCTCGTGGGCCACCACGACGTGGTGCCGCCAGCCGACTCCCAGACCACCGACGACGGCGAGTACGTCGTCGAGGAGCGCGACGGCCGCCTCTACGGCCGGGGCACCGCCGACATGAAGGGCGCGGTCGCGGCCGCGATGCTCGCGTTCCGGGACGCGACGCTCGCCGGTTCGGGTCCGGAACTCGTCTTCGCCAGTTTCGTCGGCGAGGAGCAGGGCGGCGTCGGCGCGCGGGCCGCCATCGAGGAGGGCTTCGCCCCCGACTACGCGGTCGTCGGCGAGGGTTCGACGGGGTACTCCGCTCCCGGCGTGACCGACGTGGCGGTCGCGCACAAGGGTCGCCGGGGAAGCACCGTCACCGCCCGCGGCGCGGCCGCCCACGCCAGCGAACCGGAGTCCGGCGAGAACGCGGTCTACCGGGCCTGCGACGCGGTGGACGTGATTCGGGACCTCGACTTTCCGGCGGTCGAGGTGTTGGGCGAGGAGGTCCGGGGGAGCGTCGCCGTCACCGGAATCGACGGCGGGAGCGCGTGGAACGTGATTCCGGAGGGGTGCGAAGTCACGGTGGACGAGCGGACGGTCCCCGGCGAGCGCGCCCCCTTGGAACGCGTCGAAGAGGTCGAGGGCGTCGAGTGGACCGTGGACCAAGACCT is a genomic window of Halorussus salinus containing:
- a CDS encoding DUF7553 family protein — its product is MVELGAIHEEIRRVREDTDADRDVRLSLDSIEEALAGMESGENAAQPDRIKELRAEIDRLSDDADGETAAELDRLQEQLREYEREQL
- a CDS encoding PINc/VapC family ATPase, producing the protein MNVLPDTSVVIDGRISERVGGAASEKQRKDGEAVDGEFAGATVLIPEAVVAELEGQANRGQESGWDGLSELQRLADLADDGDIELEYVGERPDPEAAGRAHEGEIDAHIRELAADHDATFVTSDSVQAEVAKAKGLDVEYIAPKTDDGEIGRLAIEEFFDDQTMSLHLRAGVAPMAKRGDIGEMHYQQIRDEVSTEEQLKEYASEIIDSAKRSNEGFIELSEQGMTIVQFRDYRIAVAEPPFADAWEITAVRPIVKTDMEDYEFADELKERLLEHQRGVLISGSPGAGKSTFAQAVGEFLADNDFAVKTMEKPRDLQVGPEITQYTELSGEMEKTADSLLMVRPDYTIYDEVRKTDDFEVFADMRLAGVGMIGVVHATRAIDALQRLVGRVELGMIPQIVDTVVYIEAGKVEKVYDVTTQVKVPEGLMEEDLARPVIMIQDFETGRPEYEIYTFNRQVVTVPLNEGEREESGVSKLAKQEIEREIQSVARGAVEVEVQGQNRATVYVTEDDISYVIGKGGGRIEDIENRLGIDIDVRTHDENPQSSSGAGGAGGASAGAGGGASRGEVVTPEITSRHIVLPTDGHAGETVEVQADGEYLFTATVGRGGDIQVSRGSAIAEELERAIDREQAITVVGA
- a CDS encoding pentapeptide repeat-containing protein, yielding MSGEMQSTSGDSGTNAEERAVKVTDEQAEGVSTERPTTVEGRCGYTHEASAVTGLGGVCCWRPTWGDTDRCIWHADVAQKPSRELESAAPTVGDRLDGAIFRDVELSGSDWLAGRTVTDARFVNCNLEDADVSGADLRYSHFEGVDAQSVNLRGSNLEHTEFHRTDLRGADLCGARLHYAVFDNARIAESTNFGNNVVYEEELLDAENDEFTSLRVQRELESNDDRMDRYEAAHWTYKELQQLTEENGLTAASRNYYLQQKDVRRREAWEYGSYPRALAKEAWRWTTGYGSNPWRVIATAAAVIVVCAVLFPLLGEVHAGTPSGTPVKYFFDPGMGLYYNFVVFLHSLYFSVVTFATLGYGDMQPVLIGAQAIAAAEALFGQLLMALLVFVMTRNVTWSE
- a CDS encoding M20 family metallopeptidase, with product MSDITELTRQLVSIPSHDDEAAAGDCIENWLREETDAEVTRDETGNVLATRGSGASSVALVGHHDVVPPADSQTTDDGEYVVEERDGRLYGRGTADMKGAVAAAMLAFRDATLAGSGPELVFASFVGEEQGGVGARAAIEEGFAPDYAVVGEGSTGYSAPGVTDVAVAHKGRRGSTVTARGAAAHASEPESGENAVYRACDAVDVIRDLDFPAVEVLGEEVRGSVAVTGIDGGSAWNVIPEGCEVTVDERTVPGERAPLERVEEVEGVEWTVDQDLPPMRCDDEEFAETVLDAARDAQAGAEHAPQLVSKPHATDAGWLAEAGTTCVVCGAAEPGEAHTKDESASIEVLDRCYEIYRGVAEGF
- a CDS encoding efflux RND transporter permease subunit → MGFADRYADALTTYSKVVLAVLLVSTAAVGYGAANIDAGLTIASFGSDSTEAQKLDYLQSNFTTGDENTSVAQVVVRGDDVLTKESLIETLRLQQRLRENETVNATLREGQSTVGLSNLVATAAMRQERSSGGDSNATGAGAPPARPPSLDAQIAQLESMSQSEIDRVLLTVLNPDRTAAGPVDPFTLLATDYEPGTTTASARVVFVFQQADSSGDALSDEIIAAQLATQTIADRTVESTDAFVFGAGIVDEESGRATGESFAVITPFAFLLVVGVLFVAYRDLVDVILGLAGTLLVLVWMGGFMGWAGIGVTQILIAVPFLLIGLSIDYALHVVMRYREARADAPERAPREAMRAGLAGVTVALAATTFTTAVGFTSNLVSPIESIRQFGLVSAFGIVSAFVVFAGLLPALKLELDGLLERLGFDRRKRAFGTGTSAANRLLGVGATAARKLPVAIVLVALVASAGGAYAATDIDTSINQVDFLPRDSPDWMDSLPGPLRPGDYDLRENVVYLNDNFVQSRDRSQAQILVEGPVASPNTLDRLAAAREEINRSSSAITLASGRPSVDGPISTIRRVSARNDSFAQVVAERDADGDGIPDRDLEAVYDALYATAPDEAAAVVYRTDDGEYRALRLAVAIRGGADTGTVTSEMRAVAAVVETDSDLTATATGQPIINEIVQQGLLSTLVQTFLITLGVIVSFLTVIFYRRYGTLSLGAVTMVPVVFALSWILGAMYLLGIPFNTETAIIASIAIGIGVDYAIHISERFVEELARAGSATAALETTLAGTGGALLASAVTTAGGFGVLLFALVPSLQRFGLVTGTTIVFAFLSSVVVLPSLLVLWYRYLGTDTPVGEATVGATGD
- a CDS encoding pyridoxamine 5'-phosphate oxidase family protein; translation: MSTDEFVEDDDCVSDDRWSDVRMRSDAASAFLERKGWGCLTLADGGCAYSIPMSFGYDGDETVYFHLQTDERSEKMSYLDATERATLLVPEVEPPDWTSVVVRGPIEAVPDDEIDDAYVACAENAWFPACPWPDDRDPTDLEFYKLVADELTGRTSVVGQ